CGCGCGTGGCTCGGTTGTCGGACGGCGGGTCCTGTTACTTGATGATATTGAGGTCTTAAGTGTTCTTGCTCGCTCGGATCGTCACTTCTTCTTCTCGGCGAGGGCGACCCCGGCCAGGATGAGCGCGCCCCCCGCTCCCGAAATCCATCCGAACGTTTCGTGGAGATAGGGGATCGCGAGAACCATTGTCGCGACCGGCATGACGTAAAGGAAGAACCCCGACCGGGAGGCCCCGATCCGCGCGACCCCTTCCTGCCAGAACCAAAACGCGAGAAACGTGCAGAGGAACGCGAGGAAGAGCGCGGCGAGGATCCCTTCCAGAGGGAGGGAGAGAAGGGCGCCGCTTCTCGACGTGAAGATCATCACGGTAAGCGCGGCGAGCCCGCACGCCGCGAGAAGGAGAGTCGTGACGCCGAGCGGGGGATGGCGCCTCGACAGGTCGCGCGTCGCCACGGTGAACCCCGCCCACGTGAACGTGGAAGCGAGAACGAGCCAGTCTCCCCTGTGGGAAAGCCAGCGGAGCCCGGAGAGATTCCCGCGAGAGACGAGAAGCATAATTCCGGCCGTCGCGACCGCCATGCCGGCCACCTGCGCGCGCCCGATCCGCTCTCCGAGAAAGATGCGCGCGAGGATCGCGATCGAGATCGGCGCGACCGCGATCAGCCATCCGGATTGGGTCGCGGTCGTGTCGCGAAGCCCGTGGAACTGGATCAAGAAATGGAGGAAGAGAATCCCCGCCCCGCCGAGGAGGACGCGCCCGTCGCGCGGCGTGAGGCGGGGGCAGAGGCCGCGGAGAAGAACGAGCGCGAGCATCGGCGGAACGGCGAGAATGAGCCGGACCCCGATGATATCGATCACCGAAAGATATCGGAGGAGCACCTTCGTCGCGACGAACGACCAAGACCAGAGAACCGCCGCGACGAGCGGCAGAAGATAGACAGCCCGCATCGGATTCCTCTCCCGCGGAACGACCACGAGGAGAAAGAGTAATGCAAGAACGCCCGCCGTGCCGGGGAAAGTGCGGGGCAGGAAATCCCTATCCCGGGAATGCTCATCCCAGTGCCGCGGATCTCGGCCGATGGAGAGAACGCGCGCGAAGCGGGCTATGGACACAGCGGGAAGAAGACCGGAACGAGCGAGATCAGCGCCGCGAGATAGAGGATCGTGAGCGGCGTCCCGACGCGAAGATAGTCGGACATCCGATATCCGCCCGCGCCCATGACGAGCAGGTTTGCCTTGTGGCTGAACGGCGTCATGAACGCGGCCGACGCGGCGAGGCCGACGCCCATCATGAGCGGGATCGGGGAGATGCCGAGCGGTTCGGCGATTCGAACGACCACGGGCGCGAGAAGAACGACCGCGGGCGCGCCGTCGAGGCACTGGCTGAGGAGGCTCGAGAGGAGGCAAAGCGCGGCGAGAACCGCGATCGGTCCCGCCGTTCCCGCCCAGCCGACGACCGATTGCGAGAGGAGGAGCGCGGCTCCGGTCCGTTCCATCGCGATGCCGACCGGAAGGATCGCCGCCACGAGAAAAACGACGCGCCATTCGATCGATCGATACGCTTCCTCCATCGTGATCGCGCCCGTGAGAACGACGAAGACGGCCGCCGCGAGCGAAGCCACGTGAATCGGCTGGAAGCCGGTCACCACCATCGCGACGAGAAGGAGAAGGCCGCCGAGAGCGAATGGAGCTTTGCGCGTGCGGCGCGGTTCCTGCGCGGCGAGGGAGAGGGTGACGAAGTCCGGATCGGTCCCGAGGAGCCGGATTCTGCTCCACGGTCCCTGGATGAGCAGCGCGTCGCCGAAGCGGAGCGGCAGGTTCGCGAGGTTCGTGTGGATCGGGTTTCCCTCGCGCCACACGGCGAGCACCTGAAGACCGTGCTTCTCGCGGAACTGCATCTCGGCGAGGGTCCGCCCCGCGGCGCGCGAGCGCGGCGCGACCGAAACCTCGACGACCCCCACGTCCTCCGATTCGATCCCGGCGGCTTCCGCGTCTTCTTCGAGCTCAACCTCGCCGAGCGCGAGGAGGCTCCGGATCCGATCCGGCTCCCCCGCGACGAGGAACTCGTCCCCCGCGAGGATCGTCTCCTCGGGGCGGGCGGGAAGGAAGACGTCCTCTCCGCGGCAGATCCCGGCGACGGTGAGCCCCACGAGCTCCCCGATGCGGCTCTTTCCGATGGTTGTCCCGACGAGCGCCGAAGCGGGCGGCACGCGGAGCAGGAAGAGACGATCCTTCATCTCCTCGAAGAGCGAGTCTCCGACCTCGGCGACCTCCAACCCCTTTTGCTGCGCGAGAAGCTCGAGCTCGGACTCTGTTCCGAGCACGAGCACTTCGTCCCCCTCGCGGAGCGTCTCGGCCGGGAGGTCGCGGTCGAGGATCGCTCCTCCGCGGCGGATCCCCACGGCGATCGCTCCGTAGTTCTCGCGGAACTTGATCCCGCGAAGCGTGCGCCCGGCGAGAGGGGAGCCCGGAAGGATGCGCGCGGCGATGCACGACACCCGGCCGATCGCTCTCGCGAGATCCCCGGGCCGCGCCTCGCCGATCGTCACTCCTTGAAGTCGAAAGAGTTCTCGCAAGTCCTCGTAGCGTCCCTTGACGAGGAGCACATCCCCGCCGAGAAGGAGCGTTCTCGCTTCGGGAGCGAGCTCCTTTCGGCCGCCCCGTAGGATCCCGACGACCTGCACGCCGAGCGCGGTTCCGAGCTTCGTTTCGCCAAGCGTGAGCCCGTCGAGGCGCGAACCGAACGGAATCCGAATCGAGAAGAGGGTCTCGTGCAGCCGATAGACGCGAGCGAGATCCCCCGTCCGTGCGACCGAGTCCGCGATCGCTCGCACGGGGAGGAATCGTCTTCCCACGATGACGAGATAGATCACGCCGACGGCGAGGAGAACTGCTCCGATCGGCGTGAAATCGAAGAGGGCGAAGGGGGCGTAGCCTCGCTCCCGCAGCATGTCCGATGCGAGGATGTTGGGCGGCGTGCCGACCAGGG
The Candidatus Eisenbacteria bacterium genome window above contains:
- a CDS encoding DMT family transporter, with the protein product MRAVYLLPLVAAVLWSWSFVATKVLLRYLSVIDIIGVRLILAVPPMLALVLLRGLCPRLTPRDGRVLLGGAGILFLHFLIQFHGLRDTTATQSGWLIAVAPISIAILARIFLGERIGRAQVAGMAVATAGIMLLVSRGNLSGLRWLSHRGDWLVLASTFTWAGFTVATRDLSRRHPPLGVTTLLLAACGLAALTVMIFTSRSGALLSLPLEGILAALFLAFLCTFLAFWFWQEGVARIGASRSGFFLYVMPVATMVLAIPYLHETFGWISGAGGALILAGVALAEKKK
- a CDS encoding SLC13 family permease is translated as MTIEIGIFFAVLAAMAYLFFTEKLPVDLTAFLGLVVITLAGYVSPSEAFSGFSSPAVVTLLCVFFVSAALVHTGFADLVGGRLHRWIGSREVLLLVAIMLFAAALSAFMNNIAAAAVCMPATASLARRSGISPSRLFMPLSFATLFGGTLTLVGTPPNILASDMLRERGYAPFALFDFTPIGAVLLAVGVIYLVIVGRRFLPVRAIADSVARTGDLARVYRLHETLFSIRIPFGSRLDGLTLGETKLGTALGVQVVGILRGGRKELAPEARTLLLGGDVLLVKGRYEDLRELFRLQGVTIGEARPGDLARAIGRVSCIAARILPGSPLAGRTLRGIKFRENYGAIAVGIRRGGAILDRDLPAETLREGDEVLVLGTESELELLAQQKGLEVAEVGDSLFEEMKDRLFLLRVPPASALVGTTIGKSRIGELVGLTVAGICRGEDVFLPARPEETILAGDEFLVAGEPDRIRSLLALGEVELEEDAEAAGIESEDVGVVEVSVAPRSRAAGRTLAEMQFREKHGLQVLAVWREGNPIHTNLANLPLRFGDALLIQGPWSRIRLLGTDPDFVTLSLAAQEPRRTRKAPFALGGLLLLVAMVVTGFQPIHVASLAAAVFVVLTGAITMEEAYRSIEWRVVFLVAAILPVGIAMERTGAALLLSQSVVGWAGTAGPIAVLAALCLLSSLLSQCLDGAPAVVLLAPVVVRIAEPLGISPIPLMMGVGLAASAAFMTPFSHKANLLVMGAGGYRMSDYLRVGTPLTILYLAALISLVPVFFPLCP